Proteins encoded within one genomic window of Bemisia tabaci chromosome 2, PGI_BMITA_v3:
- the LOC109035677 gene encoding uncharacterized protein K02A2.6 isoform X1, with product MKRCAICITFQFIHGVLDDDIRDEIITKQPDQFEEALKIAQALEASQEASSHLKPNQPATVHKFYDSKPKVKKKQSSNFRSKSQHRSNQGNKPNFSSDKQSSTQPNQRKFINVSCRSCNVEHERRNCRYRRSRCNYCKHVGHLLEVCGKKPTNNINFQETEYPDTGISYFGASIHKVSSTDESILNAPPPPPTFLEVKINDQLIKMELDTGGACSVINVHTFKKLLPNTLLHPTTRPFFSFTKERFKCLGYAKVKVQFKNKTKFLNLFVVDFPCDSIFGREWIVHFAEFLSFDKLYSVKQVQTSNPHLTPNVQHRLQILLQKHHQIFDETAGTLEGPPEKWHLDKDAKPVFARARPLPYTMREAYAQNIEKKLLSGHYKKVTHSRWASPTHVVVKNGKLRITGDYKSTVNPQLIADEYPIPKVEEVFHGMKDAKVFCKLDVTDAFMHLVCDDESCELMTLNTPTHGLIRPTRAQYGLTPVPAVWQRRLHSHLQDIEGATNFFDDILLYASSVEEMFLILAKVLDRLEKIGIKLNRPKCQFFLDSVEFLGHRIDQHGLHKLDKHVNAIVNAEKPQNADELRTFLGKVTYYHSFIPDLSTITHPLREILKHKIFSWTQEGLAAFNKLKEILISDQVLTPYDPKLPITLAVDASPFALGAVLSHSLPDETERPISYASKALNNVEKRYPQVDREALAIVWGVKRFFEYLYGRKFTLYTDNKPVSHIFAPNALLPKFTLSRCANYASYLSNFNYDIKFRRSTQNCNADYLSRIHSFSVPSSSFDDFDIFILNQIELLPVTSQLIAAETRKDPQLSPILLAIQQGKDLTSLGYTGRQAEYTQACDCLLWGHRLVIPAKLQKRILEELHLAHSGITKMKSLARSIVYWPNIDQDIEQLAKTCEACLSHSKAPPKFSHPWEYPTAPWERIHIDYAGPICGKYLLIVVDAYSKWLQVFPSQSMTSEATCKLLSNTFSLFGAPVTVVSDNGPAFVSNHFQQFLKSQGILFHKKIAPYHPATNGQAERAAQTVKNSLKYMAATIHTLQDSFKHHCPTI from the exons ATGAAACGCTGCGCCATTTGTATCACGTTCCAG TTCATCCATGGAGTGCTCGATGATGACATCCGTGACGAGATTATCACTAAACAGCCAGATCAGTTCGAAGAAGCTCTCAAGATCGCTCAAGCCCTTGAAGCATCACAGGAGGCTTCCTCTCATCTGAAACCAAACCAGCCAGCAACCGTTCACAAGTTCTACGATAGCAAACCAAAGGTCAAGAAGAAGCAATCATCAAATTTCCGTTCTAAATCTCAACACCGCTCAAATCAAGGTAACAAGCCAAACTTCTCTAGTGATAAGCAGTCTTCGACTCAGCCAAATCAAAGGAAGTTCATCAATGTCTCTTGTCGCTCTTGCAATGTTGAGCATGAAAGAAGGAATTGTAGGTACAGACGCTCTAGGTGTAATTACTGTAAACATGTTGGTCATTTGCTTGAAGTATGTGGTAAAAAACCCACCAATAACATTAATTTTCAGGAGACAGAGTATCCTGATACAGGTATTTCGTACTTTGGAGCGTCCATACATAAGGTTTCTTCCACAGATGAATCCATCCTTAACGCTCCACCACCACCCCCAACTTTTCTGGAAGTCAAAATTAATGACCAACTCATCAAAATGGAATTAGACACCGGTGGTGCTTGTTCCGTCATCAACGTCCACACCTTCAAAAAGCTGCTGCCAAACACTCTTTTGCATCCTACTACTAGGCCATTTTTTAGTTTCACCAAGGAACGCTTTAAGTGTCTGGGGTACGCTAAGGTTAAAgtacaatttaaaaacaaaaccaagtttttgaatttatttgttgtAGATTTTCCATGCGACAGTATTTTTGGTCGTGAATGGATCGTTCACTTTGCAGAATTCTTGTCCTTTGATAAACTTTACAGCGTAAAGCAAGTTCAAACAAGTAACCCCCACTTAACACCCAATGTTCAACATCGATTGCAAATACTCTTACAGAAAcatcatcaaatttttgatgaaactgCTGGGACATTAGAAGGTCCTCCTGAAAAGTGGCACTTAGACAAAGATGCAAAACCAGTCTTCGCACGGGCTCGCCCACTTCCCTACACTATGCGCGAGGCTTACGctcaaaatattgagaaaaagtTACTATCTGGCCACTATAAAAAAGTCACACATTCCAGATGGGCTTCTCCAACTCATGTAGTAGTGAAAAATGGGAAACTAAGAATCACCGGCGACTATAAATCAACCGTCAATCCACAGCTGATAGCAGATGAGTATCCGATTCCCAAAGTAGAAGAAGTTTTTCATGGAATGAAGGATGCCAAAGTTTTTTGTAAATTAGATGTAACTGATGCCTTTATGCATCTCGTTTGTGATGATGAATCGTGTGAATTGATGACCCTGAATACTCCTACTCATGGTCTGATTAGGCCCACCAGGGCACAATATGGGTTAACACCCGTCCCTGCTGTATGGCAGCGTAGGCTCCATTCGCATCTTCAAGACATTGAAGGCGCaacgaatttttttgatgatattttgcTCTATGCCAGTTCTGTAGAAGAAATGTTTCTCATTTTAGCCAAGGTTCTGGATCGCCTAGAAAAGATTGGTATCAAACTCAACCGACCCAAATGCCAGTTCTTCCTAGATTCTGTTGAATTTCTGGGCCATAGGATCGATCAGCATGGACTCCACAAACTGGACAAACATGTTAATGCTATAGTAAACGCCGAAAAACCTCAAAACGCTGATGAACTCCGAACATTTCTGGGTAAAGTAACCTACTACCATTCTTTCATACCAGACCTCTCCACAATCACTCATCCTCTCAGAGAAATActgaaacataaaattttcagttggactCAAGAAGGCCTTGCTGCTTtcaacaaactgaaggaaattttgatCTCTGACCAAGTATTGACTCCATATGATCCAAAACTGCCGATTACATTAGCAGTCGATGCCAGTCCCTTCGCTTTAGGCGCAGTTTTATCACACTCCCTACCGGATGAAACGGAGAGACCCATTTCATATGCGAGTAAAGCTCTAAATAACGTGGAGAAACGGTACCCGCAGGTTGATAGAGAAGCTCTTGCTATTGTGTGGGGAGTAAAAAGGTTTTTTGAATACTTGTATGGTCGAAAATTCACCTTGTATACTGACAATAAACCTGTGTCTCATATCTTCGCACCAAATGCTCTCCTTCCAAAATTTACTTTATCTCGTTGTGCAAACTATGCATCCTACCTGTCCAACTTTAATTACGACATCAAATTCAGGCGTTCAACTCAAAATTGCAATGCTGATTATTTGTCTCGTATCCACAGCTTCAGCGTACCTTCCTCATCTTTCGAcgatttcgatatttttattcTCAACCAAATTGAGCTACTTCCTGTAACGTCACAGCTAATTGCAGCAGAAACAAGGAAAGATCCACAACTTTCACCGATTTTGCTAGCAATCCAACAAGGGAAGGACTTAACCTCACTTGGCTACACCGGACGGCAAGCAGAATATACGCAGGCTTGTGATTGCCTTTTATGGGGTCACCGTTTAGTAATTCCAGCTAAATTGCAAAAAAGAATATTAGAAGAACTGCATCTTGCGCACTCTGgcattacaaaaatgaaaagccTTGCCAGATCAATCGTGTACTGGCCAAACATCGATCAAGATATTGAGCAACTCGCTAAAACCTGTGAGGCGTGTCTCAGTCACAGCAAAGCTCCTCCAAAATTCTCGCATCCATGGGAATACCCAACAGCTCCTTGGGAGAGAATTCACATAGACTACGCAGGTCCAATTTGTGGCAAATACTTGCTCATCGTAGTGGACGCTTACTCCAAATGGTTACAGGTTTTCCCTTCTCAGTCCATGACTAGTGAAGCAACCTGTAAGCTACTCTCAAACACATTCTCCCTGTTCGGTGCTCCGGTCACAGTCGTCTCGGACAACGGTCCTGCTTTTGTCTCAAACCATTTTCAACAATTCCTAAAATCACAAGGAATcctatttcacaaaaaaatagcGCCATACCATCCGGCAACCAACGGACAAGCAGAGCGAGCGGCACAAACCGTCAAGAATTCTTTAAAATACATGGCGGCAACAATCCACACCCTCCAAGACTCCTTTAAACACCATTGTCCAACGATATAA
- the LOC109035677 gene encoding uncharacterized protein isoform X2, whose product MPDDTNGSTGSESPSIHDQISLLTNLVTQLTKLQLSQQAGSSNRPPRFTFESYNLNSPELLDDYLDRFKLQLGQCKVPQEEWAANLRIHMGAELNSTLRDLAYPSKVDSLSFDVICSMLIDHFVKKKNKYTEAINFRKVFQKDGEKVHEFAARLKAAARFCKFDDFLNYSLIVQFIHGVLDDDIRDEIITKQPDQFEEALKIAQALEASQEASSHLKPNQPATVHKFYDSKPKVKKKQSSNFRSKSQHRSNQAKVLDRLEKIGIKLNRPKCQFFLDSVEFLGHRIDQHGLHKLDKHVNAIVNAEKPQNADELRTFLGKVTYYHSFIPDLSTITHPLREILKHKIFSWTQEGLAAFNKLKEILISDQVLTPYDPKLPITLAVDASPFALGAVLSHSLPDETERPISYASKALNNVEKRYPQVDREALAIVWGVKRFFEYLYGRKFTLYTDNKPVSHIFAPNALLPKFTLSRCANYASYLSNFNYDIKFRRSTQNCNADYLSRIHSFSVPSSSFDDFDIFILNQIELLPVTSQLIAAETRKDPQLSPILLAIQQGKDLTSLGYTGRQAEYTQACDCLLWGHRLVIPAKLQKRILEELHLAHSGITKMKSLARSIVYWPNIDQDIEQLAKTCEACLSHSKAPPKFSHPWEYPTAPWERIHIDYAGPICGKYLLIVVDAYSKWLQVFPSQSMTSEATCKLLSNTFSLFGAPVTVVSDNGPAFVSNHFQQFLKSQGILFHKKIAPYHPATNGQAERAAQTVKNSLKYMAATIHTLQDSFKHHCPTI is encoded by the exons ATGCCTGACGATACTAATGGTTCCACAGGGTCAGAATCGCCCTCCATCCATGATCAAATTTCTCTGTTAACAAATCTCGTTACCCAGCTCACGAAACTCCAGTTATCTCAACAGGCTGGATCCTCAAATCGGCCTCCCCGATTCACCTTTGAATCCTATAATCTGAATTCACCTGAATTACTAGATGACTATTTGGATCGGTTTAAACTTCAGTTAGGTCAGTGTAAAGTACCTCAGGAAGAATGGGCAGCCAATCTGCGTATTCACATGGGGGCAGAGCTCAACTCCACTCTCAGAGACCTTGCTTACCCCTCTAAGGTAGATTCACTCTCCTTTGATGTAATTTGTTCCATGCTCATCGATCattttgttaagaaaaaaaacaaatatactGAAGCCATCAATTTTCGCAAAGTTTTCCAGAAAGATGGAGAGAAGGTCCATGAATTTGCTGCTCGCCTCAAAGCGGCAGCAAGATTCTGTAAATtcgatgattttttaaattattctctAATTGTTCAGTTCATCCATGGAGTGCTCGATGATGACATCCGTGACGAGATTATCACTAAACAGCCAGATCAGTTCGAAGAAGCTCTCAAGATCGCTCAAGCCCTTGAAGCATCACAGGAGGCTTCCTCTCATCTGAAACCAAACCAGCCAGCAACCGTTCACAAGTTCTACGATAGCAAACCAAAGGTCAAGAAGAAGCAATCATCAAATTTCCGTTCTAAATCTCAACACCGCTCAAATCAAG CCAAGGTTCTGGATCGCCTAGAAAAGATTGGTATCAAACTCAACCGACCCAAATGCCAGTTCTTCCTAGATTCTGTTGAATTTCTGGGCCATAGGATCGATCAGCATGGACTCCACAAACTGGACAAACATGTTAATGCTATAGTAAACGCCGAAAAACCTCAAAACGCTGATGAACTCCGAACATTTCTGGGTAAAGTAACCTACTACCATTCTTTCATACCAGACCTCTCCACAATCACTCATCCTCTCAGAGAAATActgaaacataaaattttcagttggactCAAGAAGGCCTTGCTGCTTtcaacaaactgaaggaaattttgatCTCTGACCAAGTATTGACTCCATATGATCCAAAACTGCCGATTACATTAGCAGTCGATGCCAGTCCCTTCGCTTTAGGCGCAGTTTTATCACACTCCCTACCGGATGAAACGGAGAGACCCATTTCATATGCGAGTAAAGCTCTAAATAACGTGGAGAAACGGTACCCGCAGGTTGATAGAGAAGCTCTTGCTATTGTGTGGGGAGTAAAAAGGTTTTTTGAATACTTGTATGGTCGAAAATTCACCTTGTATACTGACAATAAACCTGTGTCTCATATCTTCGCACCAAATGCTCTCCTTCCAAAATTTACTTTATCTCGTTGTGCAAACTATGCATCCTACCTGTCCAACTTTAATTACGACATCAAATTCAGGCGTTCAACTCAAAATTGCAATGCTGATTATTTGTCTCGTATCCACAGCTTCAGCGTACCTTCCTCATCTTTCGAcgatttcgatatttttattcTCAACCAAATTGAGCTACTTCCTGTAACGTCACAGCTAATTGCAGCAGAAACAAGGAAAGATCCACAACTTTCACCGATTTTGCTAGCAATCCAACAAGGGAAGGACTTAACCTCACTTGGCTACACCGGACGGCAAGCAGAATATACGCAGGCTTGTGATTGCCTTTTATGGGGTCACCGTTTAGTAATTCCAGCTAAATTGCAAAAAAGAATATTAGAAGAACTGCATCTTGCGCACTCTGgcattacaaaaatgaaaagccTTGCCAGATCAATCGTGTACTGGCCAAACATCGATCAAGATATTGAGCAACTCGCTAAAACCTGTGAGGCGTGTCTCAGTCACAGCAAAGCTCCTCCAAAATTCTCGCATCCATGGGAATACCCAACAGCTCCTTGGGAGAGAATTCACATAGACTACGCAGGTCCAATTTGTGGCAAATACTTGCTCATCGTAGTGGACGCTTACTCCAAATGGTTACAGGTTTTCCCTTCTCAGTCCATGACTAGTGAAGCAACCTGTAAGCTACTCTCAAACACATTCTCCCTGTTCGGTGCTCCGGTCACAGTCGTCTCGGACAACGGTCCTGCTTTTGTCTCAAACCATTTTCAACAATTCCTAAAATCACAAGGAATcctatttcacaaaaaaatagcGCCATACCATCCGGCAACCAACGGACAAGCAGAGCGAGCGGCACAAACCGTCAAGAATTCTTTAAAATACATGGCGGCAACAATCCACACCCTCCAAGACTCCTTTAAACACCATTGTCCAACGATATAA